One genomic window of Gracilinema caldarium DSM 7334 includes the following:
- a CDS encoding M23 family metallopeptidase, translated as MQPVSLRTDLSDTKLAQLEYSAIQALIGQAQKEVQEASETIFGSETDNSEEAKEKRTKIVKFFKTRKVQIGEREVTSTDSDGNLVVTKVPVYKDETYDDENLRQTKTWSAGEFGSHIGYDPVLKESPNIDDGLEQLWQDRGMGELGRLMRSYIYWSMKESQGWASVNKPMWDKPAWDDRSSWFKAPTIRGITDIGVTIAASVMLPGAGSLLMNAALNLADDAVFTMLDVGGGYKSWEAAGLEFGKKALSSAVNVGVGQVFSPAVTALNSTPGVSGVIGRTMVGGMQSFTTSTASSAINAITWDAEHGLGWSSDAFNAGVQGGLISAATGMTSSFTSGMLNLGLEGFVGSTYANAATLSNTIGSLAGQGVNYALTGDFTLNVLNFGMFGIQDRNGNLVKNGLLELHLGKNGATMNVGMGGADVSLGTVAQSIAGLDAWRVNAELWTSKQDEAHKYTSGMRTLYSVGGAKELALYQELLSGKTNIEELASGDYKAKTEANGDGTKTIYLGQGSLADGSRFGLNILLAHEAYRNGIDDGVEGQRIETQQAVLGHIGAAFALAQTYGMGSIGEAMTGEVNTYLEALKSNNYDALGKLLAGYDSSGDYWRLVRDYRTGAFGFIEDGELDFDLSILGMGRDISPEEMAKMVKAMEFAGLPKLEASRDMVFQSGNISKEELMKQYDEFQKKNPHFSDRDFQAFFEGGTNSTSFRNGILSFVGASVALEDAITYIEGSNSKTNPINEQKAQKLIANVMSSLGDVQDSGLLIRKNASAINTSRLINLGTKNNPLYVPVELGAGQLVHEASSLPGVRYLSNIEAFKNHPGIDLRGVGGKNVVVSANSTNVTLAYNSVYGLMANNSYTYNGTVAKDQLAHLKASSTFMSFLKNFGTEGITFDGQTLHGLTAGTIIGKVGNTGTSFGAHLDWNMYRATLDEYNLLGKLKYASPLEDTLFGDYLKHHITTTVEARYLSGLSGDPQTVLDNPSNRASLKKYFDTTRDVAWFWKMSLKYGVEFYE; from the coding sequence ATGCAGCCGGTCAGCCTCAGGACGGACCTGTCGGACACGAAGCTCGCCCAGCTTGAGTACAGCGCCATCCAGGCCCTGATAGGCCAGGCCCAGAAGGAAGTGCAGGAAGCAAGTGAAACGATCTTCGGCTCCGAGACCGACAACAGCGAGGAGGCGAAAGAAAAGCGGACAAAAATAGTCAAGTTCTTTAAGACGAGGAAGGTGCAGATAGGGGAGCGGGAAGTCACCTCAACCGATAGCGACGGCAACCTGGTGGTTACCAAAGTCCCAGTATATAAAGATGAAACCTATGATGATGAAAATCTGCGGCAGACGAAGACCTGGAGTGCCGGCGAGTTTGGGAGCCATATCGGCTATGACCCGGTGTTAAAAGAAAGCCCAAATATTGATGACGGGCTGGAACAGCTTTGGCAGGATCGTGGTATGGGCGAGCTTGGCCGGCTCATGAGAAGCTACATCTACTGGTCGATGAAGGAAAGCCAGGGCTGGGCGAGTGTGAATAAGCCTATGTGGGATAAGCCCGCCTGGGACGACCGGAGTAGCTGGTTCAAAGCGCCGACGATTCGTGGAATCACCGATATCGGGGTGACCATCGCGGCCAGCGTCATGCTCCCCGGAGCGGGATCTCTGTTGATGAACGCCGCCCTGAACCTGGCCGATGACGCGGTCTTTACGATGCTCGATGTGGGCGGGGGCTACAAGAGCTGGGAGGCAGCGGGCCTTGAGTTCGGGAAGAAAGCCCTCAGCAGTGCGGTGAATGTTGGGGTGGGTCAGGTATTCAGTCCAGCGGTGACAGCCCTGAACAGCACCCCTGGTGTAAGCGGAGTCATTGGAAGAACCATGGTCGGTGGAATGCAGAGTTTTACCACGAGTACCGCCTCGAGTGCCATTAATGCCATCACCTGGGACGCAGAGCACGGCCTCGGCTGGTCCAGCGACGCCTTTAACGCCGGAGTCCAGGGCGGCCTCATCAGCGCCGCCACGGGGATGACCAGTAGCTTCACAAGTGGGATGTTGAACCTAGGCCTCGAAGGCTTTGTTGGTTCTACTTACGCAAATGCGGCAACCCTTTCAAACACCATAGGAAGCTTAGCAGGACAGGGAGTAAACTACGCCCTTACGGGAGACTTTACCCTGAATGTGCTTAACTTCGGCATGTTTGGGATACAGGATAGAAATGGTAACTTGGTCAAAAATGGATTACTCGAGTTGCACCTTGGGAAAAACGGTGCGACAATGAACGTAGGAATGGGAGGAGCCGATGTGAGTCTGGGGACTGTTGCACAGAGTATCGCAGGGCTTGATGCCTGGCGGGTGAACGCAGAACTGTGGACGAGCAAACAGGATGAAGCCCACAAATACACCAGCGGCATGCGGACCCTGTATTCGGTAGGAGGGGCAAAAGAACTCGCCCTGTACCAGGAACTCTTGAGCGGAAAGACGAATATAGAGGAGCTTGCTAGCGGAGACTATAAAGCAAAGACCGAAGCGAATGGGGATGGCACAAAAACCATCTATCTGGGGCAGGGATCCCTTGCTGATGGCAGCCGCTTTGGCCTCAACATTCTGTTAGCCCACGAAGCGTACCGGAACGGGATCGATGATGGAGTAGAAGGCCAGCGGATAGAAACCCAGCAGGCAGTCCTGGGCCATATAGGGGCCGCTTTTGCTTTAGCCCAGACCTATGGGATGGGGAGCATCGGAGAAGCCATGACCGGTGAAGTGAACACCTACCTGGAAGCTCTGAAAAGCAACAACTATGACGCCCTGGGTAAGCTGCTTGCAGGCTATGACTCGAGTGGGGATTATTGGAGGCTTGTGCGTGATTATCGAACCGGTGCATTCGGTTTTATAGAGGATGGTGAATTAGATTTTGATCTGAGTATTCTAGGCATGGGAAGAGACATATCGCCTGAAGAAATGGCAAAGATGGTTAAGGCAATGGAATTTGCTGGATTGCCTAAATTAGAAGCATCTCGAGACATGGTGTTCCAAAGTGGAAATATTAGTAAAGAAGAACTTATGAAGCAATATGATGAATTCCAAAAGAAGAATCCTCATTTTAGCGATCGGGATTTTCAAGCTTTCTTCGAAGGTGGAACAAATAGTACCAGTTTTAGAAATGGTATTTTATCCTTTGTTGGTGCAAGTGTTGCACTTGAGGACGCGATAACCTATATAGAAGGTTCGAATTCAAAAACCAATCCAATTAATGAGCAGAAAGCACAAAAGTTGATCGCAAATGTGATGAGCTCATTAGGCGATGTGCAGGATTCAGGTCTCTTAATAAGAAAAAATGCTAGTGCCATTAATACATCAAGGTTAATCAACCTTGGAACTAAAAATAACCCCCTCTATGTACCAGTTGAACTGGGTGCTGGACAGTTGGTTCATGAAGCATCGAGCCTACCAGGTGTACGATATCTTTCTAACATAGAAGCATTTAAAAATCATCCGGGAATAGATTTGAGGGGAGTAGGGGGCAAAAATGTTGTTGTCTCAGCGAATAGCACTAATGTCACGTTAGCTTACAATTCTGTGTATGGGTTAATGGCAAACAACAGTTACACCTATAATGGGACTGTGGCTAAAGACCAACTTGCTCATCTTAAAGCAAGTTCTACCTTTATGTCATTTTTGAAAAACTTTGGTACGGAAGGTATAACCTTCGACGGTCAAACACTCCATGGGTTAACTGCGGGTACTATAATCGGAAAGGTAGGTAACACAGGAACTTCATTCGGTGCACATTTAGATTGGAATATGTACAGAGCTACTTTAGACGAATATAATTTATTAGGAAAACTAAAATATGCCTCACCACTAGAAGATACGCTCTTCGGTGATTATTTAAAGCATCATATTACCACAACTGTAGAGGCTCGGTATCTTTCTGGATTATCCGGAGATCCTCAAACTGTGTTAGATAATCCTTCAAATCGGGCTTCACTTAAAAAATATTTTGATACAACAAGGGATGTTGCTTGGTTCTGGAAAATGTCTCTTAAGTATGGAGTTGAATTTTATGAATAG
- a CDS encoding SH3 domain-containing protein, producing MNRKTVLIALLHSIFCLSSLSSIDIQIDTCIPTPDPSPYYEELKDKLEIRFMGGSRPWVFWLSSHDLYVYYFHLHWCYNLRTRKYSRITEWEELTGYEHFADPDEFGRNDFIELSFVFEGGLKRAIVSLGKEPIILDPKAVFPGFFREITIIKDSPGMQRWEKPLLGGFWLTNRPEIKDVDERFTYGDQTLLTLLDTEKHELYRIPKELFSARIDGNPPSVAVSFDRFKIAVYLIAEQATPDSPLGGWGNIYILNVRYSGTVMKETKIYAQPSFDSESLGTIVPGKNVIVDSADNYMSYQGVEDYWYHIQDENLEGWVYGGELFIEGQDWKTRLEERGPLVPWENIEEYINTEKSRYDKLKASSGNQGSDASSQAPAQAANTSNQMLNDEDEKKNAFSRYIGVASVISGILVFITLVVLIYIRKRKRH from the coding sequence ATGAATAGGAAAACAGTTTTGATAGCACTTTTACACAGTATATTTTGTCTCTCCTCTTTATCGTCTATCGACATACAAATAGACACGTGTATCCCCACTCCTGATCCAAGTCCGTATTATGAAGAGCTTAAAGATAAGTTAGAAATAAGATTTATGGGGGGATCGAGGCCTTGGGTTTTTTGGCTCTCGAGTCATGATTTATATGTATATTATTTTCATCTTCATTGGTGTTATAATTTACGAACAAGGAAGTATAGTAGAATCACTGAGTGGGAAGAGTTGACAGGTTATGAACATTTTGCTGACCCCGATGAATTTGGAAGAAATGACTTTATTGAGTTATCATTCGTATTCGAAGGTGGATTAAAGCGTGCAATCGTATCATTGGGTAAAGAGCCGATCATTCTTGATCCTAAGGCTGTATTTCCGGGATTTTTCAGAGAAATTACTATAATTAAGGATTCACCAGGAATGCAACGCTGGGAAAAGCCCCTATTAGGCGGATTCTGGCTCACAAATCGTCCCGAAATAAAAGATGTTGATGAAAGATTTACTTACGGTGATCAGACCCTACTTACCTTGCTAGATACAGAGAAGCACGAACTGTATCGAATACCCAAAGAACTGTTCTCGGCCAGGATAGATGGAAATCCACCTAGTGTTGCTGTCAGCTTTGATCGCTTCAAAATAGCAGTGTATCTAATTGCTGAACAGGCGACCCCCGATTCTCCACTGGGAGGTTGGGGTAACATTTATATTCTGAATGTAAGATATTCAGGAACAGTAATGAAAGAAACCAAGATATACGCACAGCCCAGTTTTGACTCCGAATCCCTGGGGACTATAGTACCTGGTAAAAACGTTATTGTTGATAGTGCAGATAATTACATGAGCTATCAGGGGGTTGAGGATTATTGGTACCATATCCAAGATGAAAACCTCGAAGGATGGGTATATGGCGGAGAACTGTTCATTGAGGGGCAAGACTGGAAAACGCGACTTGAAGAACGTGGACCTTTAGTACCCTGGGAAAATATCGAGGAATACATAAACACGGAAAAAAGTAGATATGACAAGCTGAAAGCTTCGTCCGGCAACCAGGGATCAGATGCTTCTTCTCAAGCACCTGCACAAGCTGCAAACACATCAAATCAGATGCTAAATGACGAAGATGAAAAGAAAAATGCATTTTCACGATACATTGGTGTGGCCAGCGTAATTTCTGGCATCCTAGTTTTTATCACCCTGGTCGTTCTGATTTATATAAGGAAACGCAAACGCCATTGA
- a CDS encoding NADase-type glycan-binding domain-containing protein codes for MKTMLIIMVCLIWSIVSVTGQQFPDANYLVPVDHQLYIPDMDNPWIGFPSHSIFLVGAYYNGYQIVDAYDGRTYIYTASDIRIADDGYIYVSTGEDKEHEPFLVLMGGDIILHFSNKYLTKPELYFGGQEARMGPFLVGGPEWAYYMFSIKDIKKTGDLYENNDTGLWNDGIKAIRVWSILTETIKGEKITYGPERMRHPFYDWGDMKINFNNASLFWAEGEPGPGIGGKIVVEFTRETDHVMVLNGAIDLSRRYLYKANNRLKQITIESESPRFVIEYSFEDIVQFHKINLPQKTSKIIITIKDVYKGSKWDDTCISAIFLKQEPMRLRSDYDKIIEEYIKRRGFDKKIAEYNAKRKLPKTN; via the coding sequence ATGAAAACAATGCTGATTATCATGGTATGTCTAATATGGAGTATCGTATCTGTTACAGGTCAGCAGTTCCCAGATGCCAATTACCTGGTACCTGTTGATCATCAATTATATATACCGGATATGGACAACCCTTGGATAGGATTTCCATCACATTCAATCTTTCTTGTAGGAGCTTATTATAATGGATATCAAATAGTAGATGCCTATGATGGACGGACATACATTTATACCGCATCAGATATACGAATAGCTGATGATGGGTATATATATGTGAGTACGGGAGAAGATAAAGAACATGAACCGTTTTTGGTATTGATGGGTGGAGATATCATACTGCATTTTTCAAATAAATATCTAACTAAACCTGAACTGTATTTTGGAGGACAAGAAGCGCGCATGGGCCCATTTTTAGTCGGTGGCCCTGAATGGGCGTATTATATGTTCTCAATAAAAGATATTAAAAAAACCGGGGATTTATATGAAAATAACGATACTGGGCTCTGGAATGATGGGATAAAAGCTATTCGGGTATGGTCAATATTAACAGAAACAATAAAAGGTGAAAAAATCACCTATGGCCCTGAACGGATGCGACATCCATTTTATGACTGGGGAGATATGAAAATCAATTTTAATAATGCATCCTTGTTCTGGGCAGAGGGAGAACCAGGTCCAGGAATAGGAGGGAAAATTGTAGTTGAATTTACCCGGGAAACAGATCATGTAATGGTACTGAATGGTGCAATTGATTTATCAAGACGGTATCTGTATAAGGCGAATAACCGATTAAAACAAATAACAATAGAAAGTGAATCACCACGATTTGTAATAGAATATAGCTTTGAAGATATTGTTCAGTTTCATAAAATCAATTTGCCACAGAAAACGAGCAAGATCATTATAACGATAAAAGATGTATATAAAGGAAGTAAATGGGATGATACCTGTATCAGTGCCATCTTTCTCAAACAAGAACCAATGAGGCTGCGTTCAGATTATGATAAAATTATAGAGGAATATATTAAGCGAAGGGGATTTGATAAAAAAATTGCGGAGTATAATGCCAAACGCAAATTACCAAAAACTAATTAA
- a CDS encoding Rpn family recombination-promoting nuclease/putative transposase: MKQVHDYGYKDLFSHPQILQELLLSCVNEPWVQYLDFSRACTIDKSFITPAKKKLESDLIWRIPLTTGVEIYLYILMEFQSTVDHFMALRILRYILEFYASLLKQEPTLKTLPPVFPILLYNGEARWTAPEQLAELIDNRIHLDFIPQFRYFKIAENEFERHQLLALKNLIGALFLVETTTPDELAGVFKQLGTLLEQEQPEVYRAFLSWLNTFFSKPVPDWVTEQLDTKEAPTMLATTLNKWKQELVQQGVQQGLQQGLQQGLQQGIFKGKLEGKLEGKLETAKKLKEKGLSLQEIAEVTGLSIEEVQKL; the protein is encoded by the coding sequence ATGAAGCAAGTCCATGACTATGGCTACAAGGATCTCTTTTCTCATCCACAAATACTACAAGAACTCCTCCTCTCCTGTGTCAATGAGCCCTGGGTGCAGTACCTGGACTTTTCACGAGCCTGTACTATCGATAAGTCCTTTATCACTCCAGCCAAGAAGAAGCTTGAATCAGACCTTATCTGGCGCATCCCCTTAACCACGGGGGTTGAAATCTACCTCTATATCCTCATGGAATTCCAATCGACCGTCGACCATTTCATGGCCTTGAGAATATTGCGGTACATCCTGGAGTTCTATGCAAGCCTCCTGAAACAGGAGCCTACCCTGAAAACCCTGCCGCCGGTATTTCCTATTCTGTTGTATAATGGGGAGGCCCGCTGGACTGCACCGGAACAGCTGGCTGAACTCATAGATAACCGCATTCATCTGGACTTTATCCCGCAATTTCGCTATTTTAAAATTGCAGAGAATGAGTTTGAGCGGCACCAGTTGCTTGCCCTCAAGAATCTTATTGGTGCCTTATTCTTAGTTGAAACGACGACCCCCGATGAATTGGCGGGGGTGTTTAAGCAGCTGGGGACTTTGCTGGAACAGGAACAGCCTGAAGTCTATCGGGCGTTTTTATCCTGGCTGAACACGTTTTTCTCCAAACCGGTACCCGATTGGGTGACGGAACAACTCGACACAAAGGAGGCTCCCACCATGCTTGCCACAACACTGAATAAATGGAAACAGGAACTGGTACAACAGGGTGTACAACAGGGGTTACAACAAGGGTTACAACAGGGGTTACAACAGGGTATTTTCAAAGGGAAACTCGAAGGTAAGTTGGAAGGTAAGCTTGAAACCGCCAAAAAACTGAAAGAGAAGGGCTTAAGCCTGCAGGAAATTGCCGAAGTTACGGGGCTCAGCATCGAAGAAGTGCAAAAGCTATAA